From one Paractinoplanes brasiliensis genomic stretch:
- a CDS encoding type II secretion system F family protein — translation MSGPALVALAVLGSVLAVALAAAAVAAPPSRRRRMLRILRSYDRSRNAARAVAAPFGGRLRPQVVWALQRLGDLVTPSPVQVRLLRHLDFAGNPAAWPLDRVIRGRIVGGLVLGLVFYVIAHGIALRYGLPGAVLGVLLGLHIPDLLVYNAGVKRQRAITLSLPDMLDALVIGVESGLGLDAAMAQVAHLLRGPMPDEINRVLQEMRLGVSRSNALRALARRTTVRDLKTLVTALVQAGELGIAVAGILREHAADQRTRRRQRAEEQAQKVTVKLLFPVLFCLFPVIFIVVLGPALIRISGSL, via the coding sequence GTGAGCGGGCCCGCCCTCGTCGCGCTGGCCGTGCTGGGATCGGTGCTGGCGGTCGCTCTCGCCGCGGCGGCGGTGGCCGCGCCACCCAGCCGGCGCCGACGCATGCTGCGGATCCTGCGCTCCTACGACCGCAGCCGGAACGCGGCACGCGCGGTGGCCGCGCCGTTCGGCGGTCGTCTGCGCCCGCAGGTGGTGTGGGCGCTGCAACGGCTGGGCGACCTGGTCACCCCTTCCCCCGTACAGGTCCGGTTGCTCCGCCACCTCGACTTCGCGGGCAACCCGGCGGCGTGGCCGCTCGACCGGGTGATCCGGGGACGCATCGTCGGCGGCCTCGTGCTGGGCCTGGTCTTCTACGTCATCGCCCACGGCATCGCGCTGCGGTACGGGCTGCCCGGGGCGGTACTCGGCGTGCTCCTGGGGCTGCACATCCCCGACCTGCTGGTCTACAACGCGGGCGTGAAAAGGCAGCGGGCGATCACGCTCTCGCTGCCCGACATGCTCGACGCCCTGGTGATCGGCGTCGAGTCCGGCCTGGGCCTGGACGCGGCGATGGCTCAGGTGGCGCACCTGCTGCGGGGGCCCATGCCGGACGAGATCAACCGGGTGCTGCAGGAGATGCGGCTGGGGGTGTCCCGCTCGAACGCTTTGCGGGCGTTGGCGCGGCGCACCACCGTACGGGATCTCAAGACGCTGGTGACGGCTCTGGTGCAGGCGGGCGAGCTGGGGATCGCGGTGGCGGGAATCCTGCGCGAGCACGCCGCCGACCAGCGCACGCGACGTCGTCAGCGGGCCGAGGAGCAGGCTCAGAAGGTTACGGTGAAATTGCTGTTCCCGGTGCTGTTCTGCCTCTTCCCGGTCATCTTCATCGTCGTTCTCGGCCCGGCCCTGATCAGAATCTCGGGCAGCCTCTGA
- a CDS encoding amidohydrolase, which yields MGGAELRELVGPRTEVVDLGGRLLVPGFQDAHVHAVMGGVELGQCDLTGTTDRDEYLRRVRKYAEAHPRAEWILGGGWSMESFEHGIPDRRLLDSVVADRPVFLLNRDHHAAWVNTVALERAGITADTPDPVSGRIDRESDGTPVGALQEGAMELVDVPDATAAEKYEGLMRAQRLLLSLGITGWQDAMLAAANGYADVSEAYAQAARDETLIATVVGALWWDRDLGVEQVAELVRRRRELTVGRLRCDTVKLMLDGIAENFTAAMTEPYRDACGHATSNRGMSFIDPEALPRYVTELDRLGFQAHFHALGDRAVRDALNAIEAARNANGPSDTRPHLAHLQVVHPDDVPRFAQLGATANMQPYWAAHEPQMDELTIPFLDPAAVARQYPFGDLYRSGARLAGGSDWPVSTPDPLRGIHVAVNRVLPEGEREPFLPGQRLDLATALTAYTAGSAYVNRRDDSGTLRPGFRADLVVLDRDLFSRPAEEIGEARVELTYVDGRRVHG from the coding sequence GTGGGCGGCGCCGAGCTGCGGGAGTTGGTCGGGCCGCGGACTGAGGTTGTCGACCTGGGTGGGCGTCTGCTCGTCCCGGGGTTTCAGGATGCCCACGTCCACGCGGTGATGGGCGGGGTTGAGCTGGGGCAGTGCGATCTCACTGGCACCACCGACCGGGATGAGTACCTGCGGCGGGTTCGCAAGTATGCGGAGGCTCACCCGCGGGCCGAGTGGATTCTCGGGGGCGGGTGGTCGATGGAGAGCTTCGAGCACGGGATTCCGGATCGGCGGCTGCTCGATTCCGTCGTGGCGGATCGGCCCGTGTTTCTGCTCAACCGTGATCACCACGCCGCCTGGGTGAACACGGTGGCTCTCGAGCGGGCCGGCATCACCGCTGACACGCCCGACCCGGTCAGTGGGCGGATCGACCGGGAGAGCGACGGCACCCCGGTCGGCGCGTTGCAGGAAGGCGCCATGGAACTGGTCGACGTGCCGGACGCCACGGCCGCGGAGAAGTACGAGGGGCTGATGCGGGCTCAGCGTCTGCTGCTTTCGCTGGGCATCACGGGCTGGCAGGACGCCATGCTCGCAGCCGCGAACGGATACGCGGACGTCTCGGAGGCGTACGCGCAAGCCGCGCGGGACGAGACGCTGATCGCGACGGTCGTCGGAGCCCTGTGGTGGGACCGGGATCTCGGTGTGGAGCAGGTCGCCGAACTGGTCCGGCGCCGGCGGGAGCTGACGGTCGGGCGGCTGCGCTGCGACACGGTGAAGCTGATGCTGGACGGCATCGCGGAGAACTTCACGGCGGCCATGACCGAGCCGTACCGGGATGCCTGCGGACATGCCACGTCGAACCGGGGCATGTCCTTCATCGATCCGGAGGCGCTGCCCCGGTATGTGACCGAGCTCGACCGGCTGGGCTTCCAGGCACACTTTCACGCGTTGGGCGATCGCGCCGTACGGGATGCGCTCAACGCGATCGAGGCGGCACGGAACGCCAACGGGCCGAGCGACACCCGCCCCCACCTGGCGCACCTGCAGGTGGTGCATCCGGACGACGTGCCGCGGTTCGCGCAGCTGGGGGCCACGGCGAACATGCAGCCGTACTGGGCTGCGCACGAACCGCAGATGGACGAGCTCACGATCCCGTTCCTCGATCCGGCCGCGGTGGCGCGGCAGTATCCGTTCGGGGACCTGTATCGCAGCGGGGCACGGCTGGCCGGGGGCAGCGACTGGCCGGTGAGCACCCCGGACCCGCTGCGGGGCATTCACGTGGCGGTCAACCGGGTGCTGCCGGAGGGGGAGCGGGAGCCGTTCCTGCCCGGCCAACGGCTTGATCTGGCGACCGCCTTGACGGCGTACACGGCGGGTTCGGCGTACGTGAACCGGCGGGACGACTCGGGGACCTTGCGACCGGGGTTCCGGGCGGACCTGGTCGTGCTCGATCGCGACCTGTTCTCGCGGCCGGCTGAGGAGATCGGAGAGGCGAGAGTCGAACTGACGTACGTGGACGGCCGGCGCGTCCACGGCTGA
- a CDS encoding CpaF family protein has product MSLSARLGMYGSRGGGEESQEPVEEPAGRGSGAGQRYRAAGRQAADPVYDVRLRIQRRLADELGPTLYASRGSDEALDARVREVLFELLAREETPLSGGDRARIVKEVTDEVLGHGPIEALLRDPSVTEVMANGAKNIYVERFGRIERTEVEFDDDAHLRRIIDRICARVGRRVDEASPMVDARLPDGSRVNAIVPPIALDGASLTIRKFSATPLTAGDLISYGTLTRPAAEFLEACVRGRRNVLVSGGTGSGKTTILNVLSSFVPPDERIVTIEDAAELRLGQDHVVRLESRPANAEGRGVVSARDLVRNALRMRPDRIVVGEVRDAAALDMLQAMNTGHDGSLTTLHANTPRDALSRLETMVLMAGMDLPSRAIRDQIASAVDLVIQITRFKDGSRKVTHITEVVGMEGDTITLQDLFLYDLSAETPAHLAQLRATGIRPRFVDALAMYGVTLPATMFGGQHR; this is encoded by the coding sequence ATGAGCCTGTCGGCCCGCCTCGGCATGTACGGCAGCCGGGGCGGCGGCGAGGAATCGCAGGAGCCGGTCGAGGAGCCGGCCGGCCGCGGGTCCGGGGCCGGCCAGCGCTATCGAGCGGCCGGGCGGCAAGCCGCGGACCCGGTTTACGACGTGCGTCTGCGGATCCAACGACGCCTGGCCGACGAGCTCGGCCCGACCCTGTACGCCAGCCGCGGCAGCGACGAGGCGCTCGACGCCCGGGTCCGCGAGGTGCTGTTCGAGCTGCTGGCCCGTGAGGAGACCCCGCTCTCCGGCGGCGACCGGGCCCGCATCGTCAAGGAGGTCACCGACGAGGTCCTCGGCCACGGCCCGATCGAGGCGCTGCTGCGCGACCCGTCGGTCACCGAGGTCATGGCCAACGGGGCCAAGAACATCTATGTGGAGCGTTTCGGCCGGATCGAGCGCACCGAGGTCGAGTTCGACGACGACGCCCACCTGCGCCGCATCATCGACCGCATCTGCGCCCGCGTCGGCCGTCGCGTCGACGAGGCCAGCCCGATGGTGGACGCCCGCCTGCCCGACGGCAGCCGCGTCAACGCCATCGTGCCGCCGATCGCCCTGGACGGCGCGTCGCTGACGATCCGCAAGTTCTCGGCCACGCCGCTGACAGCCGGCGACCTCATCTCGTACGGCACCCTGACCCGGCCCGCCGCCGAGTTCCTTGAGGCCTGCGTACGGGGTCGCCGCAACGTGCTGGTCAGCGGCGGCACCGGCTCCGGCAAGACGACGATCCTCAACGTGCTGTCCAGCTTCGTCCCGCCCGACGAACGGATCGTGACGATCGAGGACGCCGCCGAGCTGCGTCTGGGGCAGGATCACGTCGTACGGCTGGAATCCCGCCCCGCCAACGCCGAGGGCCGGGGCGTCGTCAGCGCCCGTGACCTGGTCCGCAACGCGCTGCGGATGCGCCCCGACCGGATCGTGGTCGGCGAGGTCCGCGATGCCGCCGCCCTCGACATGCTGCAGGCCATGAACACCGGCCACGACGGCTCGCTGACCACGCTGCACGCCAACACGCCCCGCGACGCGCTGTCCCGGCTCGAGACGATGGTGCTGATGGCGGGCATGGACCTGCCCAGCCGCGCGATCCGCGACCAGATCGCCTCCGCCGTCGACCTGGTCATCCAGATCACCCGCTTCAAGGACGGCTCACGCAAAGTCACCCACATCACCGAGGTCGTGGGCATGGAGGGCGACACCATCACCCTGCAAGACCTTTTCCTGTACGACCTGAGCGCCGAGACGCCGGCCCACCTGGCTCAGCTGCGAGCGACCGGCATCCGCCCCCGGTTCGTCGACGCGCTCGCCATGTACGGGGTGACGCTGCCGGCCACGATGTTCGGTGGGCAGCACCGGTGA
- a CDS encoding AAA family ATPase, which produces MSLYVYLEPDREVLAQRGPEFQSAGGSIVYSMAELEAHLPRYPETLLVLMGASVDLDEALMFTAYQRLQRPLIGVVLVRRGIEPREIIRCLQAGVRDVVLESDWDGVRQATSRSVDISKALSTTMRSGAETTPHGRIITVFAGKGGCGRSFVAVNLAVGLWAGGARRVLLVDLDLQFGDVAIMLRLPPDRSIAESIAMAGRLDEPGLRSIVTPYRPGIDTLLAPGSPAQGEHVRRELVLEILDVARPHYDFIVIDTPAVVTDQVLAALDVSDRFIPIVTPDLPTLKSVRLTVEMFDMLDYPRDRSLLVLNRAKAQVDLTAADIEEAIGMPFATLVPSSRDVLLSVNQGEPLLLTDPLHPVSRAIRQLADRCAGTDTEPVVTRGLFGRPRKPKKVTR; this is translated from the coding sequence ATGAGCCTGTACGTCTATCTGGAACCGGACCGCGAGGTGCTGGCGCAGCGCGGGCCGGAGTTCCAGTCCGCCGGCGGCTCGATCGTGTACAGCATGGCCGAGCTCGAGGCCCACCTGCCGCGCTACCCGGAGACGTTGCTGGTGCTCATGGGCGCCTCCGTCGACCTCGACGAGGCGCTGATGTTCACTGCCTACCAGCGGCTGCAGCGGCCGTTGATCGGCGTCGTGCTGGTGCGCCGCGGCATCGAGCCGCGCGAGATCATCCGGTGCCTGCAAGCCGGCGTACGGGATGTGGTGCTGGAATCGGACTGGGACGGCGTTCGCCAAGCGACCAGCCGCTCGGTCGACATCTCGAAGGCGCTCAGCACGACGATGCGCTCAGGCGCCGAGACCACCCCGCACGGGCGCATCATCACCGTCTTCGCCGGCAAGGGCGGCTGCGGGCGCAGTTTCGTGGCCGTCAACCTGGCCGTGGGACTGTGGGCCGGCGGCGCTCGCCGGGTCCTCCTCGTCGACCTGGACCTGCAGTTCGGCGACGTGGCGATCATGCTCAGGCTGCCGCCCGACCGCAGCATCGCGGAAAGCATCGCGATGGCGGGCCGCCTCGACGAGCCCGGGCTGCGCTCGATCGTGACCCCGTACCGCCCCGGCATCGACACGCTGCTCGCCCCCGGCAGTCCGGCACAGGGGGAACACGTACGGCGGGAATTGGTACTGGAGATTCTGGACGTGGCACGGCCGCACTACGACTTCATCGTGATCGACACCCCCGCCGTCGTGACCGATCAGGTGCTGGCCGCGCTCGACGTCTCGGACAGGTTCATCCCGATCGTCACGCCCGACCTGCCGACGCTCAAATCGGTGCGGCTGACCGTCGAGATGTTCGACATGCTGGACTACCCGCGCGACCGCAGCCTGCTCGTCCTCAACCGGGCCAAAGCCCAGGTCGACCTGACCGCGGCCGACATCGAGGAGGCGATCGGCATGCCGTTCGCGACGCTCGTGCCGTCCAGCCGTGACGTGCTGCTCTCGGTCAACCAAGGCGAGCCGCTGCTGCTCACCGACCCGCTGCACCCGGTCAGCCGGGCCATCCGCCAGCTCGCCGACCGCTGCGCGGGCACCGATACCGAGCCCGTCGTCACACGCGGCCTGTTCGGGCGCCCGCGCAAGCCCAAGAAGGTCACGCGATGA
- a CDS encoding type II secretion system F family protein gives MNAARWVVALPAAGATFLLFAVLLERFFGRTPTQRRLAALRQYTHGDKQVTEPLLRRLQHGLGQYVERSPALTALAARAEPKLDAAATGLAPSEWMAIRFLIGVLAALVGMLLLPPMFGLLAGVVLGYLLPGMLLTMQIDRRRRRFADDLPGMLQLTLSALRSGFTLQQSVEAAVRDDEGPVAEEFGRALSETRINGEFEDALARAGERVRSAELTWLVMALRLQRETGGSLAEVMQTTADTMRERAYLRRHVRSLSAEGRMSAYVLICLPIFTTAVLFLVRRDYLMPMFQQTLGLVLVGVAVLMLVLGSVWLRAVTRIEV, from the coding sequence GTGAACGCCGCTCGCTGGGTCGTCGCCCTGCCCGCCGCGGGCGCCACGTTCCTGCTGTTCGCCGTGCTCCTCGAACGGTTCTTCGGCCGCACGCCGACGCAGCGCCGCCTGGCCGCCCTGCGGCAATACACCCACGGCGACAAACAGGTCACCGAGCCCCTGCTGCGCCGGCTGCAGCACGGGCTCGGGCAATATGTCGAGCGCTCCCCCGCCCTGACCGCTCTCGCCGCGCGGGCCGAGCCCAAACTGGACGCGGCCGCCACCGGGCTGGCGCCCAGCGAATGGATGGCCATCCGGTTCCTGATCGGCGTGCTGGCCGCACTCGTCGGCATGCTGCTGCTCCCACCGATGTTCGGGCTGCTCGCCGGGGTCGTGCTCGGCTACCTGCTGCCCGGCATGCTGCTCACCATGCAGATCGACAGGCGACGCAGACGGTTCGCCGACGACCTGCCCGGCATGCTGCAGCTGACCCTCAGCGCGCTGCGTTCCGGCTTCACCCTGCAGCAGTCGGTCGAGGCCGCGGTCCGCGACGACGAGGGACCGGTCGCCGAGGAGTTCGGCCGGGCGCTGTCCGAGACCCGGATCAACGGCGAGTTCGAGGACGCCCTCGCACGCGCCGGTGAACGGGTGCGGAGCGCCGAGCTGACCTGGCTGGTGATGGCGCTGCGGCTGCAGCGCGAGACCGGCGGGAGCCTGGCCGAGGTCATGCAGACCACCGCCGACACCATGCGGGAACGCGCCTACCTGCGCCGCCACGTACGCAGCCTGTCGGCCGAGGGTCGCATGTCGGCGTACGTGCTGATCTGCCTGCCGATCTTCACGACGGCCGTCCTGTTCCTGGTCCGGCGCGACTACCTGATGCCGATGTTCCAGCAGACCCTCGGGTTGGTGCTGGTTGGCGTGGCGGTGCTGATGCTGGTCCTGGGCTCGGTGTGGCTGCGCGCGGTCACCCGGATCGAGGTGTAG
- a CDS encoding IS982 family transposase, protein MDADLDTLLIALYVELDDRIIPASRPRRARRGPGRPPLVTDAELCCLAVAQVLLRYNDEHHWLRAAPGRVGHLFPRLLSQSEYNERLKNAADLFEAALRWLAGRTPGSAEPLRLMDATPIGCGQSKTTAQRSDLFGYAGYGYESAHSRWYWGTKLLLITTPDGTVTGFSLANPKLAGEREQTRQTLTRQPINRPEPGSIIVTDKGLSGADVEEFLDDLDLTLVRPARRDEKTPRPFPNWLRQRIEAIIWTLKNQLGLEHHNARVPAGLWTRVLQRLLALNAVIWHNWTIDAPVKRSLIAYDH, encoded by the coding sequence TTGGACGCCGACCTGGACACTCTTCTGATCGCACTGTACGTGGAACTCGACGACCGGATCATCCCGGCCTCACGCCCCCGCCGGGCCCGGCGGGGACCTGGCAGGCCACCGCTGGTCACCGACGCGGAACTGTGCTGCCTGGCGGTGGCGCAGGTTCTGCTGCGCTACAACGACGAACACCACTGGCTACGTGCCGCGCCGGGCAGGGTCGGGCATTTGTTCCCCCGCCTGTTGAGCCAAAGCGAATACAACGAACGCCTCAAGAACGCAGCCGACCTGTTCGAAGCAGCCCTGCGCTGGCTCGCCGGGCGGACACCGGGCAGCGCCGAACCGCTGCGCCTGATGGACGCCACACCGATCGGGTGCGGGCAGTCCAAGACCACCGCGCAACGCTCGGATCTGTTCGGCTACGCCGGCTACGGCTACGAATCAGCGCACTCCCGCTGGTACTGGGGCACGAAACTGTTGCTGATCACCACCCCGGACGGCACGGTCACCGGGTTCAGCCTGGCGAACCCGAAACTGGCCGGCGAACGCGAACAGACCCGCCAGACCCTGACCCGCCAGCCGATCAACCGGCCCGAACCCGGCAGCATCATCGTCACCGACAAGGGCCTCTCCGGCGCCGACGTCGAAGAATTCCTCGACGACCTGGACCTGACCCTGGTACGCCCGGCCCGCCGGGACGAGAAAACCCCGCGCCCGTTCCCGAACTGGCTGCGCCAACGCATCGAAGCGATCATCTGGACCCTGAAAAACCAGCTCGGCCTCGAACACCACAACGCGCGTGTCCCCGCCGGACTCTGGACCCGCGTCCTGCAACGCCTCCTCGCCCTCAACGCCGTGATCTGGCACAACTGGACCATCGACGCACCGGTCAAACGCTCACTAATCGCCTACGACCACTGA
- a CDS encoding GAF domain-containing sensor histidine kinase: protein MIGSEADEAARLAALHEYCLLDAPADEELTTVVRVAALIAGVPTATLNLIDETRQCQLTTHGFEGGDSARSDSMCAIQFRKGRFVHVPDASEHPLYRDNPWVNGRIADVRFYASAPLITPDGYALGTLCVFHEQVKELTDEQCARLTDLADVLVALFERRRQARLKERLAVEAEHRKRFITTVLETIDVGVVVCDHTGHVTLLNRAAREWHDSDADVSLDPSVLPDRYGLFDAEGGNRLTPDQIPLLRALREGRIENQEMTVRVPNRPPIKLSCSGSHLVDDAGRVLGAVVALNDVTADRAYREKLERAGAEIRARGEKLAAAMVELRRSNEELEQFAGAVSHDLVRPMAAAHGFLHLLIGEYTGELDDRASKWLTGALRSVERMQKLVDALLRYARAGQTPYQAEAVPLGEVVLDVLADLRTATESSGAQISATDDLPTVQGDPVLLRQLFQNLIDNAMKYRHPDRPCRITVSALASPDQWIVRVADNGIGIPPEQRRRVFEMFAQVDPKQQKGFGIGLATCSRILERHQGTISLEETPGGGTTVLLRLPK from the coding sequence GTGATCGGCTCCGAGGCCGACGAAGCGGCCAGGCTCGCCGCGCTGCACGAATACTGCCTGCTCGACGCGCCCGCCGATGAGGAGCTGACCACCGTCGTACGGGTGGCTGCCCTGATCGCCGGGGTGCCCACCGCCACCCTCAACCTGATCGACGAGACACGGCAGTGCCAGCTCACCACACACGGCTTCGAGGGCGGCGACTCCGCCCGCTCCGACTCGATGTGCGCCATCCAGTTCCGCAAGGGCCGTTTCGTGCATGTGCCGGACGCCTCGGAGCATCCCCTCTACCGCGACAACCCGTGGGTCAACGGCCGCATCGCCGACGTCCGCTTCTACGCGTCCGCGCCGCTGATCACCCCTGACGGGTATGCGCTGGGCACCCTCTGCGTCTTCCACGAACAGGTCAAGGAGCTGACCGACGAGCAGTGCGCCCGGCTGACCGATTTGGCCGACGTCCTGGTGGCCCTGTTCGAACGACGCCGGCAGGCCCGCCTGAAGGAACGGCTCGCCGTCGAGGCCGAGCACCGGAAACGGTTCATCACCACCGTCCTGGAGACGATCGACGTCGGGGTGGTCGTCTGCGATCACACCGGTCACGTGACGCTGCTCAACCGGGCGGCCCGCGAATGGCACGACTCGGACGCGGACGTGTCGCTGGACCCGTCCGTGCTGCCCGACCGCTACGGCCTGTTCGACGCAGAGGGTGGCAACCGGCTGACGCCCGACCAGATCCCCCTGTTACGGGCCTTGCGCGAGGGCCGAATCGAGAACCAGGAGATGACCGTACGGGTTCCGAACCGTCCGCCGATCAAGCTGAGCTGCTCGGGCAGCCACCTCGTGGACGACGCCGGCCGGGTGTTGGGCGCGGTGGTCGCGTTGAACGACGTGACCGCCGACCGCGCGTACCGCGAGAAACTCGAACGGGCCGGGGCCGAGATCAGGGCCCGCGGTGAGAAGCTGGCCGCGGCCATGGTGGAGCTGCGCCGCTCGAACGAGGAGCTCGAACAGTTCGCCGGGGCGGTCAGTCACGACCTCGTACGCCCGATGGCCGCCGCGCACGGTTTCCTCCACCTGCTGATCGGCGAGTACACCGGCGAACTCGACGACCGGGCCTCGAAGTGGCTGACCGGCGCGCTCCGTTCGGTCGAGCGCATGCAGAAGCTGGTCGACGCCCTGCTCCGGTACGCGAGGGCCGGCCAGACGCCGTACCAGGCCGAGGCTGTGCCCTTGGGCGAAGTCGTGCTGGACGTGCTGGCGGACCTGCGCACGGCCACCGAGAGCAGCGGCGCCCAGATCTCGGCTACCGACGACCTCCCCACGGTTCAGGGTGATCCTGTGTTGCTGCGGCAGCTCTTCCAGAACCTGATCGACAACGCGATGAAGTATCGGCACCCGGACCGGCCGTGCCGCATCACCGTGAGCGCCTTGGCTTCTCCCGATCAGTGGATCGTGCGGGTGGCCGACAACGGGATCGGCATTCCACCCGAGCAGCGGCGGCGCGTGTTCGAGATGTTCGCTCAGGTCGACCCGAAACAACAGAAGGGGTTCGGGATCGGGCTGGCCACCTGCTCGCGCATTCTGGAACGTCATCAGGGCACGATCTCGCTCGAGGAGACGCCGGGTGGCGGCACGACGGTTCTGCTGCGACTGCCCAAATGA
- the cpaB gene encoding Flp pilus assembly protein CpaB, with protein MLRRVVLLGVAAVLALLSAMAVVVYARGADRRAVEGKQGTWVLLATATIASGTTGAQIRSRRLVRQVLMPAETVPSGALTRLDPALDGKRLNADLAPDQMLLSRQFEEAAKPDAEPTATFRVPPDRLAVSVQLGIAPQVAGNVKRGDRVAVFLTVPKQETETTPQRTSVLLPRVTVLSVGESAEPGPSSIVVQPSGAAAVMSTVVPTPAAGATEQLTRYVVTLAVTTGQAEELVNGYNRGLLHLGLLGAEATVTAAPSAAVSGAAG; from the coding sequence ATGCTCCGCCGAGTCGTCTTGCTGGGTGTCGCCGCCGTGCTGGCACTGCTGAGCGCGATGGCGGTGGTCGTCTACGCGCGCGGCGCCGACCGTCGTGCGGTCGAGGGCAAGCAGGGCACGTGGGTGCTGCTCGCCACGGCCACCATCGCGAGCGGCACGACCGGCGCGCAGATTCGCTCCCGGCGCCTGGTGCGGCAGGTGCTGATGCCCGCCGAGACCGTGCCGTCGGGTGCGCTGACCCGGCTCGACCCGGCGCTCGACGGCAAACGGCTCAACGCCGACCTGGCGCCCGACCAGATGCTGCTGAGCCGGCAGTTCGAGGAGGCGGCCAAGCCCGACGCCGAGCCCACGGCTACCTTCCGGGTGCCACCGGACCGCCTCGCCGTCAGCGTGCAGCTGGGCATCGCACCGCAGGTCGCGGGCAACGTCAAGCGCGGCGACCGGGTGGCTGTCTTCCTGACGGTGCCCAAGCAGGAGACCGAGACCACCCCGCAGCGAACCAGCGTGCTGCTGCCCCGGGTGACCGTTCTCAGCGTCGGCGAGAGCGCGGAGCCCGGCCCGTCCTCGATCGTCGTGCAGCCCAGCGGCGCCGCGGCCGTCATGTCGACCGTGGTACCCACCCCCGCCGCGGGGGCCACCGAGCAGCTGACCCGTTACGTGGTGACCCTGGCTGTGACCACGGGCCAGGCCGAGGAGCTGGTCAACGGCTACAACCGTGGCCTGCTGCACCTCGGTCTGCTGGGCGCCGAGGCGACCGTCACCGCGGCGCCGTCCGCGGCTGTGAGCGGGGCGGCCGGATGA
- a CDS encoding TadE/TadG family type IV pilus assembly protein, with amino-acid sequence MHRLIRRVRRTHASEHGVVATMLAVLLGTGVFFGAGALVIDVAQLSLERTELQSGADAGSWAIAMRCVRNSADCTTAAQNAVAQTYAVKNIKRRLVDSQICLTGVPGQACSAWNSPTACPPTSVTGGKSVEVRTSTRMSSGSTLLPPTFAGKLSGTPYAGAKVGACGRVAWGPPSITKVFALGISLCDWQRMTGNGTVFYGPLAGLTGQLGLFPFLGLPAPNASAEGAVAQVVSVSAAGLPLPSCTTPINLTKPRGWTWLYDNNMNPPDANCELSLKVGDEPRGFALSGLLAGLPCRNRLQTLYATRQPVLVPIFDDIEPALLSLTPSYRIAGFASFVVTGYDALIPGVTQAAANLLSPGGVPSLLQKALCTVSACAYGYFTRTVVPVDNPLFGSGADFGATVIGRTG; translated from the coding sequence GTGCACCGGCTGATCCGCCGTGTCCGGCGTACGCACGCGTCCGAGCACGGCGTGGTCGCCACCATGCTCGCGGTGCTGCTCGGCACCGGTGTCTTCTTCGGCGCCGGCGCGCTGGTCATCGACGTCGCGCAGCTCTCGCTGGAGCGCACCGAGCTGCAGTCCGGCGCGGACGCCGGCTCCTGGGCGATCGCGATGCGGTGCGTCCGCAACAGCGCCGACTGCACCACCGCCGCCCAGAACGCGGTGGCCCAGACGTACGCGGTCAAGAACATCAAGCGGCGCCTGGTCGACTCGCAGATCTGCCTCACCGGCGTACCGGGTCAAGCCTGCTCGGCGTGGAACAGCCCCACCGCCTGCCCGCCCACGTCGGTCACCGGCGGCAAGTCGGTCGAGGTACGCACCAGCACCCGCATGTCGAGCGGCTCGACGCTGCTGCCACCCACCTTCGCCGGCAAGCTGTCGGGCACCCCTTACGCCGGCGCCAAGGTCGGCGCGTGCGGCCGGGTCGCGTGGGGTCCGCCCAGCATCACCAAGGTCTTCGCGCTCGGCATCTCGCTGTGCGACTGGCAGCGGATGACCGGCAACGGCACCGTTTTCTACGGCCCGTTGGCCGGGTTGACGGGCCAACTCGGCCTCTTCCCCTTCCTCGGGCTGCCCGCGCCGAACGCCTCCGCCGAAGGGGCCGTCGCCCAGGTGGTCTCCGTCTCGGCCGCCGGCCTGCCGCTGCCCTCCTGCACCACCCCGATCAACCTCACCAAACCGCGCGGCTGGACCTGGCTCTACGACAACAACATGAACCCGCCCGACGCCAACTGCGAGCTCAGCCTCAAGGTCGGCGACGAACCCCGTGGCTTCGCCCTCTCCGGCCTGCTCGCCGGACTGCCCTGCCGCAACCGGCTACAGACCCTGTACGCCACCCGTCAGCCGGTCCTCGTCCCCATCTTCGACGACATCGAGCCGGCCCTGCTCTCCCTCACCCCGTCGTACCGGATCGCGGGTTTCGCGTCGTTCGTCGTGACCGGTTACGACGCGCTGATCCCCGGGGTGACGCAGGCCGCGGCCAACCTGCTGTCGCCCGGCGGCGTGCCGTCCCTGCTGCAGAAGGCCCTGTGCACCGTCTCCGCCTGCGCCTACGGCTACTTCACCAGGACGGTCGTGCCCGTCGACAACCCGCTCTTCGGCAGCGGCGCTGATTTCGGGGCCACGGTCATCGGGCGTACGGGATGA